A genomic window from Blastococcus saxobsidens DD2 includes:
- a CDS encoding ABC transporter permease has protein sequence MTTPTTTTPTTARRPATARPLPSLPSVYRSRASVELREFFRQRESVVFTLMLPVLLLVVFGAVLSFELGNGVTFTQYFMAGIIAAGILGASMQNLAISIATERSDGTLKGLAGTPMPKSAYFVGKVVQVLAVTVAIIAVLLLIGIVFYGIELPSGTEWLTFAWVAALGAAANTLLGIALSSLAKNGRSASATVTPFALLLQFISGVFFQFSEIPTWMQTVAAVFPLKWMAQGLRSVFLPDVMAAAEPAGSWELGRIALVLGAWCVVGLFLCVATFRWQDR, from the coding sequence ATGACCACCCCGACGACGACCACCCCGACGACCGCGAGGCGCCCGGCGACGGCGCGGCCGCTGCCCTCCCTGCCGAGCGTGTACCGCTCGCGGGCCTCGGTGGAGCTCAGAGAGTTCTTCCGGCAACGCGAGTCGGTGGTCTTCACCCTGATGCTGCCGGTGCTGCTGCTGGTCGTCTTCGGGGCGGTCCTGAGCTTCGAGCTGGGCAACGGCGTCACGTTCACCCAGTACTTCATGGCCGGGATCATCGCGGCCGGCATCCTCGGCGCCAGCATGCAGAACCTGGCGATCAGCATCGCCACCGAGCGTTCGGACGGGACGCTGAAGGGCCTGGCCGGGACGCCGATGCCGAAGAGCGCCTACTTCGTCGGCAAGGTGGTGCAGGTCCTGGCCGTCACCGTGGCGATCATCGCGGTCCTGCTGCTGATCGGCATCGTCTTCTACGGCATCGAGCTGCCGTCGGGCACCGAGTGGCTGACCTTCGCCTGGGTGGCGGCGCTCGGGGCGGCCGCCAACACGCTGCTCGGGATCGCCCTGTCGAGCCTGGCCAAGAACGGCCGGTCGGCGTCGGCGACGGTGACCCCGTTCGCCCTGCTGCTCCAGTTCATCTCCGGGGTCTTCTTCCAGTTCAGCGAGATCCCGACGTGGATGCAGACCGTCGCGGCGGTCTTCCCGCTGAAGTGGATGGCGCAGGGGCTGCGCTCGGTCTTCCTGCCCGACGTGATGGCTGCCGCCGAGCCGGCCGGCAGCTGGGAGCTGGGCCGGATCGCGCTGGTCCTGGGCGCCTGGTGCGTCGTCGGCCTGTTCCTCTGCGTCGCCACCTTCCGGTGGCAGGACCGATGA
- a CDS encoding BMP family lipoprotein, whose protein sequence is MTKASARGVALLLAGSLALAACASDEEPEAGGDTGGGAAAENLEVGLAYDVGGRGDQSFNDSAYAGVEAAVEALGGEVQEFSPNEDGSDRVEGLANLAQEGFDPVIAVGFAYGESIAEVAEEFPDTTFAIVDSSVAELGVENVTGLLFAEEQGSFLAGAAAALKSETDHIGFVGGVEMPLIQKFEAGYVAGAKAVNPDIQVDVEYISPAGDFSGFGDPARGQILARSMYDAGADIVYHAAGGSGTGVFQAAAETGNRAIGVDSDQYQTVDDPELQAVIMTSMLKRVDNAVEGFITDYSEGNVQGGVDITNDLASDGVGLATSGGQIDDIQAQIEEYRQQIIDGEIEVPTTP, encoded by the coding sequence ATGACGAAGGCCAGCGCGCGCGGCGTGGCGCTGCTGCTGGCCGGCAGCCTGGCCCTGGCGGCCTGCGCGAGCGACGAGGAGCCCGAGGCGGGCGGGGACACCGGCGGCGGCGCGGCCGCGGAGAACCTCGAGGTCGGCCTCGCCTACGACGTGGGTGGCCGCGGCGACCAGTCGTTCAACGACTCGGCCTACGCCGGCGTGGAGGCCGCCGTCGAGGCGCTCGGTGGCGAGGTCCAGGAGTTCAGCCCGAACGAGGACGGCTCCGACCGTGTCGAGGGCCTGGCCAACCTGGCCCAGGAGGGTTTCGACCCGGTCATCGCCGTCGGCTTCGCCTACGGCGAGTCGATCGCCGAGGTCGCCGAGGAGTTCCCCGACACCACCTTCGCGATCGTCGACTCGTCGGTCGCCGAGCTCGGGGTCGAGAACGTGACCGGTCTGCTGTTCGCCGAGGAGCAGGGGTCGTTCCTGGCCGGCGCCGCCGCGGCGCTGAAGAGCGAGACCGACCACATCGGCTTCGTCGGTGGCGTCGAGATGCCGCTGATCCAGAAGTTCGAGGCGGGGTACGTGGCCGGCGCCAAGGCGGTCAACCCCGACATCCAGGTCGACGTCGAGTACATCTCCCCGGCCGGTGACTTCTCCGGCTTCGGCGACCCGGCGCGCGGTCAGATCCTGGCCCGCAGCATGTACGACGCCGGCGCCGACATCGTCTACCACGCGGCAGGTGGCTCGGGTACCGGCGTCTTCCAGGCGGCGGCCGAGACGGGTAATCGCGCGATCGGTGTCGACTCCGACCAGTACCAGACGGTCGACGACCCGGAGCTCCAGGCCGTGATCATGACCTCGATGCTCAAGCGGGTCGACAACGCCGTGGAGGGGTTCATCACCGACTACTCCGAGGGCAACGTCCAGGGCGGCGTCGACATCACCAACGACCTGGCGAGCGACGGGGTCGGCCTGGCCACCTCGGGCGGCCAGATCGACGACATCCAGGCCCAGATCGAGGAGTACCGCCAGCAGATCATCGACGGCGAGATCGAGGTCCCGACCACCCCGTGA
- a CDS encoding thymidine phosphorylase has protein sequence MDAIDVIRAKRDGATLTAEQIRWVIGAYTGGHVPDEQMSALLMAVFFRGMAADELAAWTQAMIDSGERKDLSSLGRPTADKHSTGGVGDKITLPLAPLVAACGVAVPQLSGRGLGHTGGTLDKLEAIPGWRADVHEEAYLQQLRDVGAVICAAGNDLAPADKLLYALRDVTGTVESIPLIASSIMSKKIAEGADALVLDVKTGSGAFMKNTEDARTLARTMVGLGEAAGVRTVALVTAMDRPLGRAAGNAVEVAESVEVLAGGGPADVVELTLALAREMLAGAGRDDVDPADALADGRAMDVWRRMITAQGGDPDAPLPTPAERHVVTAPATGTLTRLDAFSLGVAAWRLGAGRARKEDPVSAAAGVVWTAGVGERVTAGQPLLELQTDDPARIPRALEALEGAIGVDTDEQPLPLILDRITG, from the coding sequence ATGGACGCGATCGACGTCATCCGCGCGAAGCGGGACGGCGCCACGCTGACGGCCGAGCAGATCCGCTGGGTCATCGGCGCCTACACCGGCGGTCACGTCCCCGACGAGCAGATGAGCGCGCTGCTCATGGCGGTCTTCTTCCGCGGCATGGCCGCCGACGAGCTGGCCGCGTGGACGCAGGCGATGATCGACTCCGGCGAGCGCAAGGACCTCTCCTCGCTCGGCCGGCCGACCGCGGACAAGCACTCGACCGGCGGCGTCGGCGACAAGATCACCCTGCCGCTCGCGCCGCTGGTCGCGGCCTGCGGCGTGGCGGTGCCGCAGCTGTCCGGGCGGGGTCTGGGGCACACCGGCGGCACGCTGGACAAGCTGGAGGCCATCCCCGGCTGGCGGGCCGACGTGCACGAGGAGGCCTACCTGCAGCAGCTTCGGGACGTCGGTGCGGTGATCTGCGCGGCGGGCAACGATCTCGCGCCGGCGGACAAGCTGCTCTACGCGCTGCGCGACGTCACCGGCACCGTCGAGTCGATCCCGCTGATCGCCAGCTCGATCATGAGCAAGAAGATCGCCGAGGGCGCCGACGCCCTGGTGCTGGACGTGAAGACCGGCTCCGGCGCCTTCATGAAGAACACCGAGGACGCCCGCACCCTCGCCCGCACGATGGTCGGCCTGGGGGAGGCCGCCGGTGTGCGGACGGTGGCGCTCGTGACGGCGATGGACCGGCCGCTGGGCCGGGCCGCCGGCAACGCCGTGGAGGTCGCCGAGTCGGTGGAGGTGCTCGCCGGTGGTGGTCCCGCCGACGTCGTCGAGCTCACCCTCGCGCTGGCGCGGGAGATGCTCGCCGGCGCCGGGCGGGACGACGTCGACCCTGCCGACGCGCTGGCCGACGGCCGGGCGATGGACGTGTGGCGGCGGATGATCACCGCCCAGGGCGGGGACCCGGACGCCCCGCTCCCGACGCCGGCCGAGAGGCACGTGGTGACGGCGCCGGCGACCGGCACGCTGACCCGGTTGGACGCGTTCTCGCTTGGCGTCGCCGCCTGGCGGCTCGGTGCCGGTCGCGCCCGCAAGGAGGACCCGGTCTCGGCCGCGGCCGGCGTCGTCTGGACCGCCGGGGTGGGGGAGCGGGTGACCGCCGGTCAGCCGCTGCTGGAGCTGCAGACGGACGACCCAGCACGGATCCCGCGGGCACTGGAGGCCCTCGAGGGCGCGATCGGCGTCGACACGGACGAGCAGCCGCTGCCGCTGATCCTGGACCGCATCACCGGATGA
- a CDS encoding D-alanyl-D-alanine carboxypeptidase family protein yields MGRRWRAVWPATAAALVVLLAPVAAQAGPAREPTGPSAWPTVDHAAPTPTAPRTGLPPRGSAPDGGTVGGDRLRARGVVLPAGAPPLPAGIAASAWLVADAGTGAVLGARDPHGRYYPASTLKTLTFLTLASRLDPAQVVVGTVDDEQVEGSRVGLVAGGQYPVSLLFTALMLQSGNDAANALARAAGGEAATLAAMNRTARGLGAFDTVAGSPSGLDVAGQSSSAYDLALFFRALLEDPGTAAVLRIPTADMPAVEGRFPGFQIQNQNSLLSTYPGNLGGKTGFTDAARHTFVTAAERDGRRLVVSVLDTESVPLRAADQAALLLDWGFAVPAGNAGVGRLVRPGDLVAAPTAAPAAAPTAPAVDTSPAARPDAAAPVAADPPPWTAVALTVAALGGMAAVSVRATGRRRARRSSSPRLPGRRPPAPGGWPSRRR; encoded by the coding sequence ATGGGACGACGGTGGCGGGCGGTGTGGCCGGCGACGGCCGCCGCCCTCGTCGTCCTGCTGGCGCCCGTCGCGGCCCAGGCTGGGCCGGCCCGCGAGCCCACCGGCCCGTCTGCGTGGCCCACCGTCGACCACGCCGCCCCGACGCCGACCGCACCCCGCACCGGCCTGCCGCCGCGGGGCAGCGCGCCCGACGGCGGGACCGTGGGCGGTGACCGGCTGCGCGCACGGGGCGTGGTGCTGCCCGCCGGCGCTCCCCCGTTGCCCGCCGGCATCGCCGCATCCGCCTGGCTGGTCGCCGACGCCGGCACCGGGGCGGTGCTGGGCGCGCGGGATCCGCACGGCCGCTACTACCCCGCGAGCACGCTGAAGACGCTGACCTTCCTCACCCTCGCCTCCCGGCTGGACCCGGCCCAGGTGGTGGTGGGCACCGTGGATGACGAGCAGGTGGAGGGCAGCCGGGTCGGGCTGGTCGCCGGCGGGCAGTACCCGGTCTCGCTGCTGTTCACGGCGCTGATGCTGCAGTCGGGCAACGACGCGGCGAACGCGCTGGCCCGCGCGGCCGGCGGCGAGGCCGCCACCCTGGCCGCGATGAACCGGACCGCCCGGGGTCTCGGCGCCTTCGACACCGTCGCCGGCAGCCCGTCGGGCCTCGACGTCGCCGGGCAGTCCTCCTCCGCCTACGACCTGGCGTTGTTCTTCCGGGCCCTCCTGGAGGATCCCGGGACCGCCGCCGTGCTGCGCATCCCGACCGCTGACATGCCGGCGGTCGAGGGCCGGTTCCCCGGCTTCCAGATCCAGAACCAGAACTCCCTGCTCAGCACCTATCCGGGCAACCTGGGCGGCAAGACCGGGTTCACCGACGCCGCCCGGCACACGTTCGTCACCGCCGCCGAGCGCGACGGCCGGCGGCTGGTGGTGAGCGTGCTGGACACCGAGAGCGTGCCGCTGCGGGCGGCCGACCAGGCCGCGCTGCTGCTCGACTGGGGTTTCGCCGTGCCGGCCGGGAACGCGGGCGTCGGCCGGCTCGTCCGCCCCGGCGACCTCGTGGCGGCGCCGACGGCGGCTCCGGCCGCCGCGCCGACGGCACCCGCGGTGGACACCTCGCCCGCCGCTCGCCCGGACGCCGCCGCCCCCGTCGCAGCGGACCCACCGCCCTGGACCGCGGTGGCCCTGACCGTCGCGGCGCTCGGCGGGATGGCCGCGGTCAGCGTGCGGGCGACCGGTCGCCGTCGGGCGCGTCGATCCTCGTCGCCCCGGCTGCCGGGGCGGCGTCCGCCAGCGCCGGGAGGCTGGCCGTCCAGGCGGCGGTGA
- a CDS encoding ABC transporter permease: protein MNRFRRTGLALLGPVLAVLVALVISGVVIALIGQDPLRALQVMVDLGDTPSQEVQSIVVILNRAVPLFLAGLAVSIAFRMGLFNIGVEGQYRMATVVSAAVGAAVVLPGPLHVLLVIVVAMAVGAFWAGIVGVLKVTRGVSEVISSIMLNFIALGLASFLLTGPLRGSEEGASIITTAPLPESAWFPDLNGVLGALGLAQPRTELFGFLIIAVFIGIVISVLVQRTRFGFDLRATGMSASAATASGVDARRMVVTTMLLSGGVAGLIGLPDLLGDSRSFGTEFTAGLGFLGIAVALLGRNNVVGVALAALLFAFLDRAALPLQFADIPASVVTIIQGTIVLAVVIANEVVRRLTLRSAERAGAAATGAPPDPGGDGGGPGGGPGPDSGPDGGHRVRTGVPGTPEEARA, encoded by the coding sequence ATGAACCGGTTCCGCCGCACCGGCCTGGCGTTGCTCGGCCCGGTGCTCGCCGTCCTCGTGGCCCTGGTCATCTCCGGCGTGGTGATCGCGCTGATCGGTCAGGACCCGCTGCGGGCGTTGCAGGTCATGGTCGACCTCGGCGACACGCCGTCGCAGGAGGTCCAGTCGATCGTGGTGATCCTCAACCGCGCCGTCCCGCTGTTCCTCGCCGGACTGGCCGTGTCGATCGCCTTCCGGATGGGCCTGTTCAACATCGGCGTGGAGGGCCAGTACCGGATGGCGACCGTCGTCAGCGCCGCGGTGGGTGCCGCCGTCGTGCTGCCGGGCCCGCTGCACGTCCTGCTGGTGATCGTCGTCGCGATGGCGGTCGGTGCCTTCTGGGCGGGCATCGTGGGCGTGCTGAAGGTGACCCGCGGCGTCAGCGAGGTCATCAGCTCGATCATGCTCAACTTCATCGCGCTGGGCCTGGCGTCCTTCCTGCTCACCGGGCCGCTGCGGGGCAGCGAGGAGGGGGCGTCGATCATCACGACGGCGCCGCTGCCCGAGTCGGCCTGGTTCCCGGACCTGAACGGGGTGCTGGGTGCCCTCGGCCTGGCGCAGCCGCGCACCGAGCTGTTCGGGTTCCTCATCATCGCGGTCTTCATCGGCATCGTGATCTCGGTGCTCGTCCAGCGCACCCGGTTCGGCTTCGACCTGCGGGCGACGGGTATGTCGGCGTCCGCCGCCACCGCCAGCGGCGTCGACGCCCGCCGGATGGTCGTCACCACCATGCTGCTCTCGGGTGGGGTCGCCGGGCTGATCGGCCTGCCGGACCTGCTGGGGGACTCCCGCTCCTTCGGGACCGAGTTCACCGCCGGCCTGGGCTTCCTCGGCATCGCCGTGGCCCTGCTCGGCCGCAACAACGTGGTGGGCGTCGCCCTGGCCGCGCTGCTGTTCGCGTTCCTCGACCGGGCGGCGCTGCCGCTGCAGTTCGCCGACATCCCGGCCTCGGTCGTCACCATCATCCAAGGCACGATCGTGCTCGCCGTCGTGATCGCCAACGAGGTCGTCCGCCGGCTGACCCTGCGCTCGGCCGAGCGGGCCGGTGCCGCGGCGACCGGCGCGCCCCCGGACCCGGGTGGGGACGGTGGCGGCCCGGGCGGCGGCCCGGGCCCCGACAGCGGACCGGACGGCGGCCACCGCGTCCGCACCGGCGTCCCCGGCACGCCCGAGGAGGCGCGCGCATGA
- a CDS encoding cytidine deaminase, whose amino-acid sequence MTTPQPDWEALRAAARQAMTRAYAPYSRFPVGVAGLVDDGRVVTGCNVENASYGLGLCAECGMVSDLARTGGGRLVAVACVGGDGQPLMPCGRCRQLLWEHGGADMLIETVSLGIVPMREVLPDAFGPDDLVAAAERGA is encoded by the coding sequence GTGACCACGCCTCAGCCCGACTGGGAGGCACTGCGGGCCGCGGCGCGGCAGGCGATGACCCGTGCCTACGCCCCGTACTCCAGGTTCCCGGTGGGTGTGGCGGGCCTGGTGGACGACGGCCGGGTCGTCACCGGGTGCAACGTCGAGAACGCCTCCTACGGCCTGGGCCTGTGCGCCGAGTGCGGCATGGTCAGCGACCTGGCGCGCACCGGCGGTGGCCGGCTGGTCGCGGTCGCCTGCGTCGGCGGCGACGGGCAGCCGCTGATGCCGTGCGGGCGCTGCCGGCAGCTGCTGTGGGAGCACGGCGGCGCGGACATGCTCATCGAGACCGTCTCGCTGGGGATCGTCCCGATGCGCGAGGTGCTGCCGGACGCCTTCGGTCCGGACGACCTGGTCGCGGCCGCGGAGCGAGGGGCCTGA
- a CDS encoding ABC transporter permease has product MSTAPTTGEGTATRPSRGPLTDLLTGGGRGRRILWLVLGLLFVFSFTRAVSGEEALTSSSTLRAALLLAVPIGLAALGGLYSERAGVVNIGLEGMLILGTWGAGWAGWHWGWGGAIVGGLLLGAVGGLLHAIATVTFGVDHVISGVAINILAAGLARFLSELVYVEGTGGGPTQSPSLRGDPPAISLPVLSSGPDLLGDLENTGWFLLSDLAGVLRGLTGGLGLVTLFALLLIPISYLILWRTAFGLRLRSCGENPAAADSLGVPVYRMKYIAVIISGALAGLGGVFLVFVAGIYREGQTGGRGFIGLAALIFGNWRPGGLAAGAGLFGFADALQLRSRTAVVALLLLVALLLVGVAVHQAARRRWIPAGFAGVVAAAALVGFVTIEELPDGIVFFTPHLTTLLVLSLASQRLRMPRADGLVYRRGEH; this is encoded by the coding sequence ATGAGCACCGCTCCCACGACCGGGGAGGGCACCGCGACCCGGCCCAGCCGCGGCCCGCTCACCGATCTGCTGACCGGCGGTGGCCGGGGCCGACGGATCCTGTGGCTGGTCCTCGGGCTGCTGTTCGTCTTCTCCTTCACCCGGGCGGTCTCCGGGGAGGAGGCGCTGACCTCGTCCTCGACGCTGCGCGCGGCGCTGCTCCTCGCGGTGCCCATCGGGCTCGCCGCGCTCGGCGGCCTGTACTCCGAGCGGGCCGGAGTCGTGAACATCGGCCTCGAGGGGATGCTCATCCTCGGCACCTGGGGTGCCGGGTGGGCCGGCTGGCACTGGGGCTGGGGGGGCGCCATCGTCGGCGGCCTCCTGCTCGGTGCGGTCGGCGGCCTGCTGCACGCCATCGCGACGGTGACCTTCGGGGTCGACCACGTCATCTCCGGTGTGGCGATCAACATCCTGGCCGCCGGCCTCGCGCGCTTCCTCTCGGAGCTGGTCTACGTCGAGGGGACCGGGGGCGGGCCGACCCAGTCGCCGTCCCTCCGGGGCGACCCTCCGGCCATCTCTCTCCCGGTGCTGTCCTCCGGACCCGACCTGCTCGGCGACCTGGAGAACACCGGCTGGTTCCTGCTGAGCGACCTGGCGGGGGTCCTCCGTGGGCTCACCGGTGGGCTCGGTCTGGTGACGCTGTTCGCGCTCCTGCTGATCCCGATCTCCTACCTGATCCTGTGGCGGACGGCGTTCGGACTGCGGTTGCGGTCGTGCGGGGAGAACCCGGCGGCCGCTGACTCGCTGGGCGTGCCGGTCTACCGGATGAAGTACATCGCGGTGATCATCTCCGGCGCGCTGGCCGGCCTCGGTGGCGTCTTCCTCGTCTTCGTCGCCGGTATCTACCGCGAGGGGCAGACCGGTGGCCGTGGCTTCATCGGGCTGGCCGCGCTCATCTTCGGCAACTGGCGGCCGGGTGGCCTGGCCGCGGGCGCCGGTCTGTTCGGCTTCGCGGACGCCCTGCAGCTGCGCAGCCGGACGGCCGTCGTCGCGCTCCTGCTCCTGGTGGCGCTGCTGCTGGTCGGGGTGGCCGTCCACCAGGCGGCGCGTCGCCGCTGGATCCCGGCCGGATTCGCCGGGGTGGTCGCCGCGGCGGCGCTGGTCGGCTTCGTCACCATCGAGGAACTGCCCGACGGCATCGTCTTCTTCACCCCGCACCTCACCACCCTGCTGGTGCTGTCGCTGGCCTCCCAGCGACTGCGGATGCCCAGGGCCGACGGACTGGTGTACCGACGAGGGGAGCACTAG
- a CDS encoding ABC transporter ATP-binding protein, protein MAAAGAAGATPPAGHGAAAPFAVELRGITKRFPGVVANKDIELRVRRGEVHAIVGENGAGKSTLMKTLYGMHRPDEGQILLEGREVHFRSPADAIAAGIGMVHQHFMLADNFTVLENVVLGSEPTKGGRLDRAEARRRISAISDRYRLGLDPDVLVEDLGVGDRQRVEIAKVLYRGARTLILDEPTAVLVPQEVDELFGNLAELKREGLAVIFISHKLDEVRRVADSITVIRRGTTVGEADPRTTTAKELAQMMVGSELPTPGTRSSTVRKAPVLRLAGVTVDSGAGRPLVDAVDLTVREGEVVGIAGVEGNGQAELVDAIMGLRPLAAGAVRLGEADITGWSTRARREAGMGFIPEDRHRQGMLLDAPLWENRILGHQTRPPAARGPFIDRGRARTDTARIMREYDVRAPGPDSLAVALSGGNQQKLIIGREMSAAPRLLVAAHPTRGVDVGAQAVIWELLKDARAEGMGIVLISADLDELIGLSDTLHVMFRGRLVATVDPRQVTPEELGGYMTGARTAAGAA, encoded by the coding sequence ATGGCCGCAGCAGGAGCGGCGGGCGCTACCCCGCCGGCCGGGCACGGGGCAGCCGCCCCGTTCGCGGTGGAGCTGCGCGGGATCACGAAGCGTTTCCCCGGCGTCGTGGCGAACAAGGACATCGAGCTGCGGGTCCGCCGCGGCGAGGTGCACGCCATCGTGGGGGAGAACGGGGCCGGCAAGTCCACCCTGATGAAGACTCTCTACGGGATGCACCGGCCCGACGAGGGACAGATCCTGCTCGAGGGGCGCGAGGTCCACTTCCGCAGCCCGGCGGACGCCATCGCCGCCGGCATCGGCATGGTGCACCAGCACTTCATGCTCGCCGACAACTTCACGGTTCTGGAGAACGTCGTGCTCGGCAGCGAGCCGACCAAGGGCGGCCGGCTGGACCGCGCGGAGGCCCGGCGCCGGATCAGCGCCATCTCCGACCGCTACCGGCTGGGGCTCGACCCGGACGTGCTCGTGGAGGACCTCGGCGTCGGTGACCGGCAGCGGGTCGAGATCGCCAAGGTCCTCTACCGCGGGGCCCGCACGCTGATCCTCGACGAGCCGACCGCCGTCCTCGTACCCCAGGAGGTCGACGAGCTGTTCGGCAACCTCGCCGAGCTCAAGCGGGAGGGCCTGGCGGTCATCTTCATCTCGCACAAGCTCGACGAGGTCCGCCGGGTGGCCGACTCGATCACCGTCATCCGCCGCGGGACGACGGTCGGCGAGGCCGACCCGCGGACGACGACGGCCAAGGAGCTGGCCCAGATGATGGTCGGCTCGGAGCTGCCCACTCCCGGGACGCGCAGTTCGACCGTCCGCAAGGCCCCCGTCCTGCGGTTGGCCGGGGTCACGGTCGACTCCGGGGCCGGCCGCCCCCTGGTCGACGCCGTGGACCTGACCGTCCGCGAGGGCGAGGTGGTCGGCATCGCGGGCGTGGAGGGCAACGGGCAGGCCGAGCTCGTCGACGCGATCATGGGGCTGCGCCCGCTGGCGGCCGGCGCCGTCCGGCTGGGGGAGGCGGACATCACCGGGTGGAGCACGCGGGCCCGCCGGGAGGCCGGCATGGGCTTCATCCCCGAGGACCGCCACCGCCAGGGGATGCTGCTGGACGCACCGCTGTGGGAGAACCGGATCCTCGGGCACCAGACCCGGCCACCGGCCGCCCGCGGACCGTTCATCGACCGCGGCCGCGCCCGCACCGACACGGCGCGGATCATGCGCGAGTACGACGTCCGGGCCCCCGGGCCGGACTCGCTCGCCGTCGCGCTCTCCGGTGGGAACCAGCAGAAGCTGATCATCGGCCGGGAGATGAGCGCCGCCCCGCGGTTGCTGGTCGCCGCCCACCCGACCCGCGGCGTCGACGTCGGAGCCCAGGCGGTCATCTGGGAGTTGCTCAAGGACGCGCGCGCCGAAGGGATGGGCATCGTGCTGATCTCCGCCGACCTGGACGAGCTGATCGGGCTCTCCGACACCCTGCACGTCATGTTCCGTGGCCGCCTCGTCGCCACCGTGGACCCCCGCCAGGTCACCCCCGAGGAACTGGGCGGGTACATGACCGGCGCCCGGACCGCGGCGGGTGCGGCATGA
- a CDS encoding ABC transporter ATP-binding protein — translation MQKDSLLPTTRELAAGPEREPLDPDAAISIRGLVKRYGRFVAVDGLDLDIRRGEIFALLGPNGAGKTTTVEICEGYRARNAGDVRVLGQDPADGARAWKAQLGIVLQSGAGDSQLTTREMLTAQASYYADPRDPDEVLELVGLTEKAGVRGKSLSGGQRRRLDVALGIIGRPTLLFLDEPTTGFDPEARRQFWSLIRSLRELGTTMLLTTHYLDEAEALADRVGVITRGRLVEVAVPSLLGGRETAPAVVSWTEDGVRRTEATATPTALLRELAGRFPAEIPDLAVARPTLEDVYLQMIGEAR, via the coding sequence GTGCAGAAGGACTCCCTCCTCCCCACCACTCGCGAGCTCGCGGCGGGACCCGAGAGAGAGCCGCTCGACCCGGACGCCGCCATCTCCATCCGGGGCCTGGTCAAGCGGTACGGCCGGTTCGTCGCCGTCGACGGGCTGGATCTCGACATCCGCCGCGGTGAGATCTTCGCGCTGCTGGGGCCCAACGGCGCCGGCAAGACGACGACGGTCGAGATCTGCGAGGGCTACCGCGCCCGGAACGCCGGTGACGTCCGGGTCCTGGGGCAGGACCCGGCCGACGGCGCCCGTGCCTGGAAGGCGCAGCTGGGCATCGTGCTGCAGTCCGGAGCCGGGGACAGCCAGCTGACCACCCGCGAGATGCTGACCGCCCAGGCGTCCTACTACGCCGACCCGCGCGATCCCGACGAGGTGCTGGAACTGGTCGGACTCACCGAGAAGGCCGGCGTCCGCGGGAAATCGCTCTCCGGTGGCCAGCGTCGCCGGCTCGACGTCGCGCTCGGCATCATCGGCCGGCCGACCCTGCTCTTCCTCGACGAGCCGACCACCGGCTTCGACCCCGAGGCGCGGCGCCAGTTCTGGTCGCTGATCCGGTCGCTGCGCGAGCTCGGCACCACGATGCTGCTGACCACCCACTACCTGGACGAGGCGGAGGCGCTGGCCGACCGCGTCGGCGTGATCACCCGCGGCCGGCTGGTCGAGGTCGCGGTCCCCTCCCTGCTGGGCGGGCGCGAGACCGCCCCCGCCGTCGTGAGCTGGACCGAGGACGGCGTCCGCCGCACCGAGGCCACGGCGACCCCGACGGCCCTCCTGCGCGAGCTCGCCGGGCGCTTCCCCGCCGAGATCCCCGACCTCGCGGTGGCCCGGCCCACCCTCGAGGACGTCTACCTGCAGATGATCGGTGAGGCCCGATGA